From the Lysobacter sp. FW306-1B-D06B genome, one window contains:
- a CDS encoding pyruvate, water dikinase regulatory protein, which yields MAGVRPVFYVSDGTGITAETIGHSLLTQFTQTRFVTDRIPFVDSVERAREVGEKIRAAAEAYGVRPVVINSCMDAEVSTALAESGALMLDVFAPFIEPLERELHQTRERRIGQAHGMADFDTYHRRINAMNFALTHDDGQSIDYDEADLILVAVSRAGKTPTCVYLALHYGVRAANYPLTEEDLEHDRLPPRLRPYRNKLFGLTIDPVRLQQIRQERRPNSRYAKFETCKREVAAAEAMFRAERISTLSTTNTSIEEISSKVLTTLGIHREMF from the coding sequence ATGGCAGGCGTGCGTCCCGTGTTCTATGTCTCCGATGGTACCGGTATCACTGCCGAGACCATCGGCCACAGCCTGTTGACCCAGTTCACCCAGACGCGCTTCGTGACCGACCGCATTCCGTTCGTGGACAGCGTGGAGCGGGCGCGTGAAGTGGGCGAGAAGATCCGGGCCGCAGCCGAGGCCTACGGCGTGCGACCGGTGGTCATCAACTCCTGCATGGACGCCGAAGTGAGCACGGCCTTGGCCGAGAGCGGGGCGCTGATGCTGGACGTGTTCGCGCCCTTCATCGAACCGCTGGAGCGCGAGCTGCACCAGACCCGCGAGCGCCGCATCGGCCAGGCGCACGGCATGGCGGACTTCGACACCTACCATCGCCGCATCAATGCGATGAACTTCGCGTTGACCCATGACGATGGACAGAGCATCGACTACGACGAAGCCGACCTGATCCTGGTCGCGGTGTCGCGCGCGGGCAAGACGCCCACCTGCGTGTACCTGGCGCTGCATTACGGCGTGCGTGCGGCGAATTACCCACTCACCGAGGAAGACCTCGAGCACGACCGCCTGCCGCCGCGCCTGCGGCCTTACCGCAACAAGCTGTTCGGCCTGACCATCGATCCGGTGCGTTTGCAGCAGATCCGCCAGGAGCGCAGGCCGAACTCGCGCTATGCGAAGTTCGAGACCTGCAAGCGCGAAGTTGCGGCCGCCGAAGCGATGTTCCGTGCCGAGCGCATCTCGACGTTGAGCACGACGAACACCTCGATCGAGGAGATCTCGAGCAAGGTCCTGACGACGTTGGGGATCCACCGCGAGATGTTCTGA
- the orn gene encoding oligoribonuclease — protein MAAVPSSNDEHLIWIDLEMTGLDTDRDSILEIATVVTDKQLNVLAEGPELAISHSLARLEAMDEWNRNQHGRSGLWQRVLDSNVSLAEAEARTVGFLLQWVPAGKSPMCGNSICQDRRFLHRLMPRLEKHFHYRNLDVSTIKELARRWAPDVLAGVNKDARHTALSDVRDSIAELRHYRVSMGRLGGLPDA, from the coding sequence ATGGCGGCCGTCCCTTCTTCGAACGACGAACACCTGATCTGGATCGACCTGGAAATGACCGGGTTGGACACCGACCGCGACTCCATCCTGGAGATCGCCACGGTGGTGACCGACAAGCAGCTTAATGTGCTTGCCGAAGGGCCGGAGCTCGCCATCTCGCATTCGCTCGCGCGCCTGGAAGCGATGGACGAATGGAACCGCAATCAGCACGGTCGCTCGGGCCTGTGGCAGCGCGTGCTCGACAGCAATGTCAGCCTGGCCGAGGCCGAGGCCCGCACGGTGGGGTTTCTGTTGCAGTGGGTGCCGGCGGGGAAATCGCCGATGTGCGGCAATTCGATCTGCCAGGACCGCCGCTTCCTGCACCGCCTGATGCCCCGGCTGGAAAAGCACTTCCATTACCGCAACCTGGACGTCAGCACGATCAAGGAGCTCGCCCGTCGCTGGGCGCCCGACGTGCTGGCCGGCGTCAACAAGGACGCCCGCCATACGGCGCTGAGCGACGTGCGCGACTCCATCGCGGAGCTGCGCCACTACCGCGTCTCCATGGGCCGCCTGGGCGGCCTGCCGGACGCCTGA
- the ppsA gene encoding phosphoenolpyruvate synthase, with translation MNENILWLHALRLTDLARVGGKNSSLGEMIGNLAGLGVSVPGGYATTAEAFKSFIDHNNLHQRIYDKLATLDVEDVPALTAAGAEIRGWVIDAPLQADLDADIRKAYKQLCDENGGGDVAVAVRSSATAEDLPDASFAGQQETFLNVTGADDVVHKVKEVFASLYNDRAIAYRVHHGFKHEDVFLSAGVQLMVRSNVGSSGVLFTLDTESGFRDVVFITSSYGLGEMVVQGAVNPDEFYVYKPTLLQGKQAILRRGMGAKQLRMVYSDQPGERVRTEDTPAELRNTFSISDEDVHELARQALTIEKHYGRPMDIEWAKDGVSGKLFIVQARPETVKSRGHATQIERYQLTKRGDVVCEGRAIGQKIGTGVARVVRSLADMNRVQPGDVLVADMTDPDWEPVMKRSAAIVTNRGGRTCHAAIIARELGVPAVVGTGNALDTIQDGQEVTVSCAEGDTGFIYNGTLPFERHVADLDKMPEAPLKVMMNVANPERAFDFAMLPNAGVGLARLEMIIASHIGVHPKALLEYDQQDAATKKKIDEKMAGYSSPVDFYVDRLAEGIATITASFAPHPVIVRLSDFKSNEYANLIGGSRYEPHEENPMIGFRGASRYVDPSFSEAFALECRAVLKVREQMGLTNCWVMIPFVRTLDEGRKVVEVLRANGLEQGKGGLKIIMMCEVPSNALLADEFLDIFDGFSIGSNDLTQLTLGLDRDSGIVAKLFDERDPAVKKLLSMAIKAARAKGKYVGICGQGPSDHPDLAEWLMEQGIESVSLNPDTVVDTWLRLAKAKAKAAA, from the coding sequence TTGAACGAGAACATCCTCTGGCTGCACGCGTTGCGGCTCACCGATCTGGCCCGCGTCGGCGGCAAGAATTCTTCGCTGGGCGAGATGATCGGCAACCTCGCCGGGCTCGGCGTCTCCGTTCCCGGTGGCTATGCGACCACCGCCGAGGCCTTCAAGTCCTTCATCGACCACAACAACCTGCACCAGCGGATCTACGACAAGCTGGCCACGCTGGACGTCGAGGACGTTCCGGCGCTGACCGCCGCCGGCGCGGAGATTCGCGGCTGGGTCATCGACGCCCCGCTGCAAGCCGACCTCGACGCCGACATCCGCAAGGCCTACAAGCAGCTGTGCGACGAGAACGGCGGCGGCGACGTCGCCGTGGCCGTGCGCTCCTCGGCGACCGCCGAGGACCTGCCCGATGCCTCGTTCGCCGGCCAGCAGGAGACCTTCCTCAACGTCACCGGCGCCGACGACGTCGTGCACAAGGTCAAGGAAGTCTTCGCCTCGCTCTACAACGACCGCGCGATCGCCTACCGCGTGCACCACGGCTTCAAGCACGAGGACGTGTTCCTGTCCGCCGGCGTGCAGCTGATGGTGCGCTCGAACGTCGGTTCGTCGGGCGTGCTGTTCACGCTGGACACCGAGTCCGGCTTCCGCGACGTCGTCTTCATCACCTCCAGCTACGGCCTGGGCGAGATGGTCGTGCAGGGCGCGGTGAATCCCGACGAGTTCTACGTCTACAAGCCGACGCTGCTGCAGGGAAAGCAGGCCATCCTGCGCCGCGGCATGGGCGCCAAGCAGCTGCGCATGGTGTATTCCGACCAGCCCGGCGAGCGCGTGCGCACCGAAGACACGCCGGCCGAGCTGCGCAACACGTTCTCCATCAGCGATGAAGACGTGCACGAACTCGCCCGCCAGGCGCTCACCATCGAGAAGCACTACGGCCGCCCGATGGACATCGAGTGGGCGAAGGACGGCGTCAGCGGCAAGCTCTTCATCGTGCAGGCGCGCCCGGAGACGGTGAAGTCGCGCGGCCATGCCACGCAGATCGAGCGCTACCAGCTCACCAAGCGCGGCGACGTCGTGTGCGAAGGCCGCGCCATCGGCCAGAAGATCGGCACCGGCGTGGCGCGCGTGGTGCGCTCGCTGGCCGACATGAATCGCGTGCAGCCGGGCGACGTGCTCGTCGCCGACATGACCGACCCCGACTGGGAGCCGGTGATGAAGCGCTCGGCCGCCATCGTCACCAACCGCGGCGGCCGCACCTGCCACGCCGCGATCATCGCGCGTGAGCTGGGCGTGCCTGCCGTCGTCGGCACGGGCAACGCGCTGGACACGATCCAGGACGGCCAGGAAGTCACCGTCAGCTGCGCCGAAGGCGACACCGGCTTCATCTACAACGGCACCCTGCCCTTCGAGCGCCACGTTGCCGATCTCGACAAGATGCCCGAAGCCCCGCTCAAGGTGATGATGAACGTCGCCAACCCCGAGCGCGCGTTCGATTTCGCGATGCTGCCCAACGCCGGCGTCGGCCTGGCGCGCCTGGAAATGATCATCGCCAGCCACATCGGCGTGCATCCCAAGGCGCTGCTCGAATACGACCAGCAGGACGCGGCGACGAAGAAGAAGATCGACGAGAAGATGGCCGGCTACAGCAGCCCGGTCGATTTCTACGTGGATCGCCTGGCCGAAGGCATCGCGACCATCACGGCGTCGTTCGCGCCGCATCCGGTGATCGTGCGCCTGTCGGACTTCAAGTCCAACGAATACGCCAACCTCATCGGCGGTTCGCGTTACGAGCCGCATGAAGAGAACCCGATGATCGGCTTCCGCGGCGCCAGCCGTTACGTCGATCCGAGCTTCAGCGAGGCCTTCGCGCTTGAATGCCGCGCCGTGCTCAAGGTGCGCGAGCAGATGGGTCTGACCAACTGCTGGGTGATGATCCCGTTCGTGCGCACGCTGGACGAAGGCCGCAAGGTCGTCGAAGTCCTGCGCGCCAACGGGCTGGAACAGGGCAAGGGCGGCCTGAAGATCATCATGATGTGCGAAGTGCCGTCCAACGCGTTGCTGGCCGACGAGTTCCTCGACATCTTCGATGGTTTCTCCATCGGTTCGAACGACCTGACGCAGCTCACGCTGGGCCTGGACCGCGACTCGGGCATCGTCGCCAAGCTGTTCGACGAGCGCGATCCGGCGGTGAAGAAGCTGCTGTCGATGGCGATCAAGGCCGCGCGCGCCAAGGGCAAGTACGTCGGCATCTGCGGACAGGGCCCGAGCGATCATCCGGACCTCGCCGAGTGGCTGATGGAGCAAGGCATCGAGTCGGTGTCGCTCAATCCCGATACCGTGGTCGACACCTGGCTGCGATTGGCGAAGGCAAAGGCGAAGGCCGCCGCCTGA
- a CDS encoding heavy metal translocating P-type ATPase, producing the protein MNPVAVSPAPLRLPIAGMTCASCAGRIERSLAALPGVLRASVNLATESADVITDGSVALPQLTEAVVRSGYAIPEQSIELAVGGMTCASCAGRIEKSLRAVPGVIEASVNLATERARVRVLRHVTVESLVAAVEAAGYRAQRPDATSADATPAHAHGDADARERRHLWLAVALSLPLVLPMLATPFGVHWMLPGWVQFALATPVQFWLGARFYRAGWRALKAGTGNMDLLVALGTSAGYGLSLYHLLTGGPHAALYFEASAVVITLVLLGKWLEARAKRQTTEAIRALQSLRPANARVRRDGVETQVPIGQVRIGDFVVVLPGERIPVDGRIVEGRTHADESMITGESLPVARFEGDRVTGGAINGEGRIEVETTAIGAESVLARIIRLVEDAQAKKAPIQRTVDRISAVFVPIVVGIALLALLGWGLSTGDWNRAILNAVAVLVIACPCALGLATPTAIMAGTGVAARAGILIKDAEALETAHGIDVVAFDKTGTLTEGRPVVSEAIALDGDTNALLAQAAAVQRGSEHPLARAVVQAAVELPQMTAQDVQALPGRGLRGTLERQTVLIGSARMMHEAGIDTSPLSSRSEELLASGNTLSWIATAARDEPPRLRGVLAFRDTPRAGAREAIERLHALGVRTVMISGDNAGAAHAVATQLGIDSVRANVLPEEKAEVIATLRSDGTVAMVGDGINDAPALAAADVGIAMVSGTDVAMHAAGVTLMRAEPGLVVDAIAISRRTTRKIHQNLFWAFAYNVVGIPLAAFGLLDPVIAGAAMALSSVSVISNTLLLRLWRAHHH; encoded by the coding sequence ATGAATCCCGTCGCCGTATCCCCCGCCCCGCTGCGCCTGCCGATTGCGGGCATGACCTGCGCCTCGTGCGCGGGCCGTATCGAACGCAGCCTGGCCGCGCTGCCGGGCGTGCTGCGGGCCAGCGTCAACCTGGCCACCGAGAGCGCCGACGTCATCACCGACGGCAGCGTCGCCCTGCCCCAGCTCACCGAGGCGGTGGTGCGCAGCGGCTATGCGATCCCCGAGCAGTCGATCGAACTGGCCGTCGGCGGCATGACCTGTGCCTCGTGTGCAGGCCGCATCGAGAAGAGCCTGCGCGCCGTACCCGGCGTGATCGAGGCGAGCGTGAATCTCGCCACGGAGCGCGCGCGTGTCCGCGTGCTGCGACACGTGACCGTCGAAAGCCTCGTCGCGGCCGTGGAGGCCGCCGGTTATCGCGCCCAGCGGCCCGATGCGACCTCCGCCGACGCGACGCCCGCACATGCGCACGGCGACGCGGACGCACGCGAGCGCCGCCACCTGTGGCTCGCCGTGGCGCTCTCCCTGCCGCTGGTGCTACCGATGCTGGCGACGCCGTTCGGCGTCCACTGGATGCTGCCGGGCTGGGTGCAGTTCGCGCTGGCGACGCCGGTGCAGTTCTGGCTCGGCGCGCGTTTCTACCGCGCCGGTTGGCGGGCACTGAAGGCCGGCACCGGTAACATGGACCTGCTGGTGGCCCTCGGCACCAGCGCCGGCTACGGGCTGAGCCTCTACCACCTGCTCACTGGCGGTCCTCACGCAGCGCTGTACTTCGAGGCCTCCGCCGTCGTGATCACGCTCGTGCTGCTGGGCAAGTGGCTGGAAGCACGCGCCAAGCGCCAGACCACCGAAGCGATCCGCGCCCTTCAATCCTTGCGCCCCGCCAACGCACGCGTGCGTCGCGATGGCGTTGAAACGCAGGTGCCGATCGGACAGGTCCGCATCGGCGATTTCGTCGTCGTGCTTCCCGGCGAGCGCATCCCGGTGGACGGCCGCATCGTCGAAGGCCGCACGCATGCGGACGAATCGATGATCACCGGCGAATCGCTGCCGGTCGCACGCTTCGAGGGCGATCGCGTGACCGGCGGTGCGATCAACGGCGAAGGCCGCATCGAAGTCGAAACCACGGCGATTGGCGCGGAAAGCGTGCTGGCGCGCATCATCCGCCTGGTCGAGGACGCACAGGCGAAGAAGGCGCCGATCCAGCGGACGGTCGACCGCATCAGCGCGGTGTTCGTGCCGATCGTGGTCGGGATCGCGCTGCTGGCGCTGCTTGGCTGGGGCCTGTCGACCGGCGACTGGAACCGCGCCATTCTCAACGCGGTGGCGGTGCTGGTGATCGCCTGCCCCTGCGCGCTCGGGCTGGCGACGCCGACGGCGATCATGGCCGGCACCGGCGTCGCCGCGCGCGCCGGGATTCTGATCAAGGACGCCGAAGCGCTGGAAACCGCGCACGGCATCGACGTGGTCGCCTTCGACAAGACCGGCACGCTGACCGAAGGCCGTCCCGTGGTCAGCGAGGCGATCGCGCTGGATGGCGACACGAACGCCCTGCTCGCGCAGGCTGCGGCCGTGCAGCGCGGCAGCGAGCACCCACTGGCCCGCGCCGTCGTGCAGGCCGCGGTCGAACTCCCGCAGATGACCGCGCAGGACGTGCAGGCCCTCCCCGGCCGCGGCCTGCGCGGAACGCTCGAACGCCAGACGGTCCTAATCGGCAGCGCCCGGATGATGCACGAAGCCGGCATCGATACCTCGCCGTTGTCCTCGCGCAGCGAGGAGCTGCTGGCGTCGGGAAACACGCTTTCCTGGATCGCGACGGCCGCGCGCGATGAGCCCCCTCGCCTACGCGGCGTCCTCGCCTTCCGCGACACGCCACGCGCCGGTGCCCGCGAGGCCATCGAACGGCTGCATGCCCTGGGCGTGCGCACCGTGATGATCTCCGGCGACAACGCCGGCGCGGCCCATGCGGTCGCCACGCAGCTCGGGATCGACTCAGTGCGCGCCAACGTCTTGCCGGAGGAAAAGGCAGAGGTCATCGCCACGCTGCGCAGCGATGGCACCGTGGCGATGGTGGGCGACGGCATCAACGACGCCCCCGCGCTGGCGGCGGCCGATGTCGGCATTGCGATGGTCAGTGGCACCGACGTGGCCATGCACGCCGCCGGCGTCACGCTCATGCGTGCGGAGCCGGGCCTCGTCGTCGATGCCATCGCGATCTCGCGCCGGACCACACGCAAGATCCACCAGAACCTCTTCTGGGCCTTCGCCTACAACGTCGTCGGCATTCCGCTGGCGGCGTTCGGTCTGCTCGATCCGGTGATCGCCGGCGCTGCCATGGCGCTGTCGTCGGTCAGCGTGATTTCCAACACTTTGCTGCTGCGCCTATGGCGCGCGCATCACCACTGA
- a CDS encoding mechanosensitive ion channel family protein, producing the protein MSANPSPQPLLQDALPDFTKELAPPAHISTLTADQFWTWAMDVGIKIGGALLVFYIGHHVAKWVVRATGRALTRAHVETTSQQFISRVLYIVLVIVLLMAILQGFFGLAPTSFIAILGAAGLAIGLALKDSLSNVASGVMLVTLKPFRVGDVVQIGGSSGTVEQVSIFQTRLRGADNQTIVLPNNLITTAPIVNLTPDTRRRIELIIGIGYEDDIDTAREAIMAIMRADKRILDKPAADVVVYELADVAVRLGVRCHVSNADHFATKCDLNERIKKAFDKAGISIQAAQRDIRAQRRITEAAIRNDASNDPSPPPAQSPSPEQQSASSSPSPEQQTPPELR; encoded by the coding sequence TTGTCCGCGAATCCCAGCCCCCAGCCTCTGCTGCAGGATGCATTGCCCGACTTCACCAAGGAACTCGCGCCGCCGGCCCACATCAGCACGCTGACGGCCGACCAGTTCTGGACGTGGGCGATGGACGTCGGCATCAAGATCGGCGGCGCGCTGCTGGTGTTCTACATCGGCCACCATGTCGCGAAATGGGTCGTGCGCGCGACCGGACGCGCGTTGACGCGGGCGCACGTGGAAACGACCTCGCAACAGTTCATCAGCCGAGTGCTCTACATCGTGCTGGTGATCGTGTTGCTGATGGCGATCCTGCAGGGATTCTTCGGCCTAGCGCCCACGTCGTTCATCGCCATCCTCGGCGCCGCCGGCCTCGCCATCGGCCTTGCATTGAAGGATTCGCTGTCGAACGTGGCCTCGGGCGTAATGCTGGTGACGCTCAAGCCGTTCCGCGTAGGCGATGTCGTGCAGATCGGCGGCAGCAGCGGCACGGTGGAACAGGTGAGCATCTTCCAGACGCGGCTGCGCGGCGCGGACAACCAGACCATCGTGCTGCCGAACAACCTCATTACGACGGCGCCGATCGTCAACCTCACGCCCGACACCCGCCGGCGCATCGAGCTGATCATCGGCATCGGCTACGAGGACGACATCGACACCGCGCGCGAGGCCATCATGGCCATCATGCGCGCCGACAAGCGCATCCTCGACAAGCCGGCGGCCGACGTGGTCGTGTACGAACTGGCGGACGTGGCGGTGCGCCTGGGCGTGCGCTGCCATGTCAGCAACGCGGACCACTTCGCGACCAAGTGCGATCTCAACGAGCGCATCAAGAAGGCGTTCGACAAGGCGGGCATCAGCATCCAGGCGGCGCAGCGCGACATCCGCGCGCAGCGGCGCATCACCGAGGCCGCCATTCGTAACGATGCATCCAACGACCCTTCGCCGCCACCGGCGCAGTCGCCCTCGCCCGAGCAGCAGTCCGCGTCGTCGTCACCTTCGCCCGAGCAGCAGACGCCGCCCGAGCTGCGCTGA
- a CDS encoding copper resistance protein B → MRRTHTLLAFVLAAGAPTAWAQHASHAPTPPPTTHDHDAHPAPTTPPADAHDHAQMGHAMDAPREPVEPIAPITDADRAAAFPALQHDMHHASEWNSFVLIDRLEAVDLDHGRGEAWEAQAWFGTDTDRLWLRSEGERERGVTESADLEVLYGRSVSAWWDVVAGLKHDFKPGDARDWAAIGVQGMAPYKFEVSATAYVGERGATAARLEAEYELLLTNRLILQPRVEATLYGKDDPDRGIGSGLSSLEAGLRLRYEVTRRFAPYVGVGWERAYGDTADHRREEGEPVEDTRLLAGLRLWF, encoded by the coding sequence ATGAGGCGAACGCACACCCTGCTCGCATTCGTGCTCGCCGCCGGTGCACCGACCGCGTGGGCGCAGCATGCATCCCATGCGCCCACGCCACCGCCGACGACGCACGATCACGATGCGCATCCGGCACCGACCACGCCACCGGCTGATGCGCACGATCACGCGCAGATGGGGCACGCAATGGACGCGCCGCGCGAGCCTGTCGAGCCCATTGCGCCGATCACCGACGCCGATCGTGCCGCTGCGTTTCCTGCGCTCCAACACGACATGCACCATGCCAGCGAGTGGAACAGCTTCGTGCTGATCGATCGGCTGGAAGCCGTCGATCTCGACCACGGCCGAGGCGAAGCCTGGGAAGCACAGGCGTGGTTCGGCACCGATACCGACCGCCTGTGGCTGCGCAGCGAAGGCGAACGAGAGCGCGGTGTGACCGAATCGGCCGATCTGGAGGTGCTGTACGGGCGCAGCGTCTCGGCATGGTGGGACGTGGTGGCCGGCCTGAAGCACGACTTCAAGCCGGGCGACGCGCGCGACTGGGCGGCGATCGGCGTGCAGGGCATGGCGCCGTACAAGTTCGAAGTATCGGCCACGGCCTATGTGGGCGAGCGCGGCGCCACAGCGGCCCGGCTGGAAGCGGAGTACGAACTGCTGCTGACGAACCGCCTCATCCTGCAGCCGCGCGTCGAGGCGACGCTGTACGGGAAGGACGATCCGGACCGTGGAATCGGCTCGGGGCTGTCCTCGCTGGAAGCGGGCCTGCGACTGCGCTACGAGGTGACCCGCCGCTTCGCGCCCTACGTCGGCGTGGGCTGGGAGCGCGCCTACGGCGACACCGCCGACCACCGCCGCGAGGAAGGCGAGCCGGTCGAGGACACACGCCTGCTCGCCGGCCTGCGGCTCTGGTTCTGA
- the cueR gene encoding Cu(I)-responsive transcriptional regulator, which yields MPRMPRPELADARQQGLHNIGEAAQLSGVSAKMIRHYESIGLIPPPSRTFAGYRLYNEADVHRLGFVRRARSLGFSIRQIEALLGLWDDRSRASLEVKRLAQSHVDELSAKIAEMQAMQRTLQELARRCHGDDRPECPILDDLAKRAHEATVERTAPASKNAKPAR from the coding sequence ATGCCTCGAATGCCACGACCCGAACTCGCCGACGCCCGGCAACAGGGCCTGCACAACATCGGCGAAGCCGCGCAGCTCAGCGGCGTCAGCGCGAAGATGATCCGTCACTACGAAAGCATCGGCCTCATTCCGCCGCCGAGCCGCACGTTCGCCGGCTATCGCCTCTACAACGAAGCCGACGTGCATCGCCTGGGTTTCGTCCGTCGCGCGCGCAGCCTGGGCTTCTCGATCCGGCAGATCGAAGCCTTGCTCGGCCTCTGGGACGACCGCTCGCGCGCAAGCCTGGAAGTGAAGCGGCTCGCGCAGTCGCATGTGGACGAACTCAGCGCAAAGATCGCCGAGATGCAGGCGATGCAACGCACACTGCAGGAGCTGGCCCGCCGCTGCCATGGCGACGACCGACCCGAATGCCCGATCCTCGACGATCTGGCCAAGCGCGCGCACGAGGCCACCGTCGAGCGCACGGCGCCTGCATCGAAGAATGCGAAGCCCGCACGATGA
- a CDS encoding DUF1249 domain-containing protein, producing the protein MSQSLATRRARIPRISRFGWLMGLYAENHVRFERLFPSAALAVGSYHSSVGDGLDLQLDVIERHPYTTELRLTYALRDPVTGQQDPSAFLRLYHDARQLEVTNCYVGRRWQDVIGMYPPAAEVLDHRTRMNTFLGKWLEYLAERGHGVATLRPVDAGTISGGTDEKNLAANA; encoded by the coding sequence ATGTCCCAGTCTCTCGCCACCCGCCGCGCACGCATTCCCAGGATCAGCCGCTTCGGCTGGCTGATGGGGCTGTACGCTGAAAACCATGTCCGCTTCGAGCGGCTTTTCCCGTCCGCGGCGCTGGCGGTCGGCAGCTACCACTCCAGCGTCGGTGATGGCCTGGATCTGCAACTGGACGTGATCGAGCGCCACCCGTACACGACCGAGCTGCGTCTGACGTACGCGCTGCGCGATCCGGTCACCGGCCAGCAGGACCCTTCCGCGTTCCTGCGCCTTTATCACGATGCGCGCCAGCTGGAAGTCACCAACTGCTACGTCGGCCGCCGCTGGCAGGACGTCATCGGCATGTACCCGCCGGCGGCGGAAGTCCTCGATCACCGCACGCGGATGAACACGTTTCTCGGAAAGTGGCTCGAGTATCTAGCGGAGCGGGGACATGGTGTGGCAACATTGCGCCCCGTTGACGCCGGGACCATTTCCGGCGGCACCGACGAAAAAAATCTGGCAGCGAACGCTTGA